The sequence ACGCGAATGCTCGCAGTTACGGTGTGGATGGCTTTGTGGTGGCTCACCGAAGTGGTGCATCTGGCTGTTACTTCCCTCCTGCCCTTTCTGCTCATTCCCGTGCTCGGCATTGCCGATACCACCACCATTGCCAACGAATACATGGACCCTATCATGTTTTTATTTATTGGCGGATTCATCATTGCCATTGCCATTGAGCGCTGGGATCTGCACAAACGTGTGGCGCTGCGCATTCTGATGCTGGTGGGTTCTACCCCTGCGCGGATTCTTGCGGGCGTGATGCTCACTACTTATTTGATCTCGCTCTGGATCTCCAATACCGCCACTGTGATGATGATGATTTCGGCAGTGACTGCGCTTATTCTTCGGATTGAGCACGATGCTAAACATCATACACACAAACTGGCAACGGGTTTGCTCATCGGGCTTGCTTACTCCGCTACCATTGGCGGAATGGGAACGCTTGTGGGAACTCCGCCCAACATGGTGTTCTACCGTTTTTATGAAAAAGCGTTTCCTGATAATCACGATATGGATTTTGCCTCGTGGTTTGCCATTGGTTTTCCCATCTCGCTGGTGTTTTTGATTCTTGCTTTTTTTGTTTTGAAATTTTTGTTCATGCCGAAAAAAAATATTCTCACATTCCAGACTTCTTATTTCAAAGACGAATACAAAAAACTCGGCAGGATGAGTTACGAAGAAAAATCTGTTGCCGCAATTTTTGTTTGCACTGCGTTGCTTTGGTTCACGCGCTCCGATATTGATTTCGGAAGTTTCACCATGCCGGGCTGGAAAAATATTTTTCCTGCTCCAAATAATATTCAGGACGGAACAGTAGCAATCGGCATGGCATTGCTTCTGTTTTTCATTCCATCAAAATCTGAAAAAGGAAGAATGCTCATCAACTGGGACGAAGCAAAGAAACTTCCTTTTCATATCGTCCTGCTTTTCGGAAGCGGGTTTGCGCTGGCAAAAGGTTTTGAGTTATCAGGACTAAGCGAATGGCTAGCGGGAAAACTTTATTTCATGAAAGACGCGAATCCAGTCGTGCTTGTGCTGAGCGTGTGTGTGCTGGTAACGGTGATAAG comes from Candidatus Woesearchaeota archaeon and encodes:
- a CDS encoding DASS family sodium-coupled anion symporter, giving the protein TRMLAVTVWMALWWLTEVVHLAVTSLLPFLLIPVLGIADTTTIANEYMDPIMFLFIGGFIIAIAIERWDLHKRVALRILMLVGSTPARILAGVMLTTYLISLWISNTATVMMMISAVTALILRIEHDAKHHTHKLATGLLIGLAYSATIGGMGTLVGTPPNMVFYRFYEKAFPDNHDMDFASWFAIGFPISLVFLILAFFVLKFLFMPKKNILTFQTSYFKDEYKKLGRMSYEEKSVAAIFVCTALLWFTRSDIDFGSFTMPGWKNIFPAPNNIQDGTVAIGMALLLFFIPSKSEKGRMLINWDEAKKLPFHIVLLFGSGFALAKGFELSGLSEWLAGKLYFMKDANPVVLVLSVCVLVTVISEFASNLASIQLMLPVLLPLVATLNVHPLLLMLPATFAASLGFMLPVATGPNTIVFGSGRIKVKDMMRAGLLINIIGILLITAAIMLWK